A window of the Thunnus albacares chromosome 15, fThuAlb1.1, whole genome shotgun sequence genome harbors these coding sequences:
- the si:ch73-242m19.1 gene encoding uncharacterized protein si:ch73-242m19.1 isoform X7, with product MCDAYRVSSSVKVEQMEAELRHQLSSLRAEIEENGFPRRAVPSKSYSSVPPPKDISFFRLEREQTLRRGLQVAETIPVQSQSDVMQRELESCLSLEYTSDSLPPLLHQFYVDRSYYLAQVKYLLMLRWRRFCHHTSVIEKLYPHYKDQMSRLTSEYEDAVQRARRLSASREKILTGRGNPDGLLTQDDVVIFLRWLICHLHSVKNIHQFLRVLHYIPACERKSKESQPTITEGLKETLHQTQLADGVSVPADDVPLHTGQMEEFLPELQSLINYFHLSYDAGKIKTTADEMELFSVVWREFRMIFRQQEQMKTFPQYDGTDVKESQWGRKSASMALKKEASWIPFIQVKPKRDPCQQKLVTKLKEKKSVDELLKMQSRFLQVPDLLHVAATLKEDAAHVGDLQSAPTSSVSHSSKTKQQKISEIWTRIYNPASLTQETHNHSSRDGDRGSWDRKSLKGQTSGTTKESYSLEDSLQLLGLNDGPEEGTSDPIITRGAYLSLIYLRHLKLRQLQRSCLGMLNYLRSVERTLTFDLAGLQLEEGELCSTAEETGRMNAARGGRGEAGGLGSLQYSHNTPVDYKVHCSEFMEFAEVENLHDFYRTEERFIHTQDQRGFYIVYDAALRDLEELENELLLVGSHFIQRNKTKQTGTAERASTSTADIRFWAGTDVDRVAVLLDLWTCETEFLESKIQLLNCYYEAYQHTAGTEERFVLAGVITDIMHSRPHLDLNQDYFVQVYRAEIGCLQIHQQLIKDVLDNQIEKQRQYLQRIWRNDSKDSVHDYGLPPNYVPKHLVSLGGSSPELINVFLLEVHPSLCLASAVYHGLLQAHIELCELHRATSVTDKLILRQKLLQLALQSWNSLASPGASYSSQIQKDLFSDVFFEDPILVQKVGLSLVRSAEEKDMKQGREKQSYAVETFSKLLELVTIRHRLLESASETAHLAQLYRNVASDLGFDEFHLYMRPEQFEVAEQKDRTEQRPVFITAVLEDDSSVDRFTPSHLPLSIQELDENQIGRFSFSSEEAVVHLMNKQGIENLQVTLACQVTQKNALISAVKLACLCYWAKEGEDSLHSDEHITRRFESKPGSDTDNLQDKSSLSKSSTRTPTSSKERLMEAFVSIQLEKVGLRDEMLNSFMKTKQAMGGLIKTPDEAAKIKRRLIIDFLKKFSTQISQHCVRAQIVAYHYSLTSLLDGIPSIRQSHFMSRQVSETKVILDSGVDLRPDPRTFKRRPQRLLSADGKTLLNLWYIPDFSEVLHMFKTLEVLACSAALYHTLQIVSALHDIIYYLVSFSRLGNTDDTRSWRRREKEAAGSHLAADWGGSEGIGAELLEIQRQVDRLSDPSSPESVSRLLQLRRQVVFLQFDAAVRHLIREAFISSGDIASYQTVSDNMAAALPLLSDSIQTDVFSLTLPVPRPLETKGCQAQTMFPWRSFITCHGLLPLRVWDVPPIEHCMQLCLSGLSDRSRLQANAAILGVSLLMEDVLNSGREAEPVGLHGNRDDLPHDGKPNEGAKSCLQAEEEEKRTSVSDFAESSAPLQDPIRVQSVLRGFLLLMKQLQVFKESWARRRLGVEMFSTASLYQQFMKIYRAEIFYPSMRALAQQLGKEQDYEVLISGSQSLLPPPGASEVDVKVWQLHRLLESTECDMIRAVQRRISRELTLVVSERTRQDTGLPTELWKKSAVKYSLSPERPQIVESFIQQLMERAEEAEGQLRVSVDHLQQCLTHLGCSVTERERGSFLLYSQFYEQILQQQTQLLYEREQDLKNRKDSQASNPHKEVAVLCRGMILEISALQARVAHLEEEKRSLEQKLSLKFKERYDPLVRQLFSTCIQLKAGLDEYRRRMEQDVSVMVNSTRREGVDRIIKLRKKKHGSTKDNDDLTLTQLKKEEVQELNLENNRLTALLCKLKALSRWRQAVDEGKLHRQLLQTQQRENSSRIEALRVKMTSEEEVVYLQDELDAARHVLTCCQTECSSAKKLLSRKTEELQVVRHRSAQEARSRRELDSYRVQSLEQMRADVEDRERRLRALSGQLDRGSKMSQLQRQRSAKEIRKVKGKLQQERCLKQEAFQQVDKLQNQGKAGLITRCRSAD from the exons ATGTGTGACGCATACAGAGTTTCCTCTTCTGTTAAAGTGGAGCAGATGGAGGCAGAGTTGCGGCATCAACTCTCATCACTCAGGGCGGAAATTGAGGAGAATGGATTTCCCCGGAGAGCAGTGCCCTCCAAATCTTACAG TTCTGTTCCACCTCCAAAAGATATTTCTTTCTTCCGTTTGGAGAGGGAGCAGACACTAAGAAGAGGACTTCAG GTGGCTGAAACTATACCTGTTCAGTCTCAGTCTGACGTCATgcagagagagctggagagtTGCTTGAGTTTGGAGTACACGTCTGATagtcttcctcctctgctgcaccAG TTCTACGTGGACAGATCATATTACTTGGCTCAAGTGAAATATCTGCTCATGCTGAGATGGAGGAGATTTTGCCACCACACCAGCGTCATCGAGAAGCTTTATCCTCATTACAAG GATCAGATGTCACGATTGACGAGTGAATACGAGGATGCTGTTCAGAGAGCTCGCAGACTGTCGGCGAGCAGAGAGAAGATCCTGACCGGCAGAGGAAACCCCGACGGCCTGCTGACTCAGGATGATGTGGTCATTTTCCTGCGGTGGCTGATCTGCCACCTGCACTCTGTTAAAAACATTCACCAATTTCTGAGG GTGCTGCACTATATACCAGCTTGTGAAAGGAAAAGCAAAGAATCCCAGCCAACCATCACAGAGGGTCTTAAGGAGACGTTACATCAGACTCAACTTGCTGACg GAGTGTCAGTACCAGCTGATGATGTTCCCCTGCACACTGGTCAAATGGAAGAGTTTCTACCTGAGCTTCAGTCCTTGATCAACTACTTCCACCTGTCATACGACGCTGGAAAAATCAAGACCACTGCAGACGAGATGGAGTTATTCAGCGTG gtgtggagggagTTCAGAATGATCTTCAGACAACAAGAGCAGATGAAAACGTTTCCTCAGTATGATGGTACAGATGTCAAAGAGAGCCAGTGGGGGAGGAAGAGTGCGAGTATGGCTCTGAAGAAGGAGGCCAGCTGGATCCCCTTCATTCAG GTGAAGCCCAAACGGGATCCTTGTCAGCAGAAGCTCGTCACAAagctgaaggagaagaagagtgtTGATGAGTTGCTGAAGATGCAGAGCAGGTTTCTCCAG GTTCCTGATTTGCTCCATGTGGCTGCGACTCTTAAAGAAGATGCTGCTCATGTTGGCGACTTACAATCTGCACCGACCTCATCTGTCTCACacagcagtaaaacaaaacagcaaaagatCTCCGAGATCTGGACAAGGATTTACAACCCTGCTAGTCTCACTCAG GAAACACACAATCACTCATCAAGAGACGGAGACAGAGGAAGCTGGGATAGAAAGAGTTTGAAGGGTCAAACCTCAGGCACAACGAAGGAAAG CTACTCTTTGGAGGACAGTCTGCAGCTCCTCGGTCTCAATGACGGTCCAGAGGAAGGAACGTCAGATCCCATCATAACCAGAGGAGCTTACTTGTCCCTGATTTACCTGCGTCATCTTAAGCTCAGACAGCTCCAG CGTTCCTGTCTTGGGATGCTAAACTACCTGCGCTCTGTGGAGAGgactttgacctttgacctggcAGGTCTGCAGCTGGAGGAAGGAGAGCtgtgcagcacagcagaggaaacagGCCGGATGAATGCAgctagaggaggaagaggggaagcAGGAGGTCTCGGCTCACTTCAATACAGCCACAACACTCCTGTTGACTACAAG GTCCATTGCTCAGAGTTCATGGAGTTTGCTGAGGTGGAGAATCTTCATGATTTCTACAGAACAGAGGAGCGTTTCATCCACACTCAGGACCAGAGAGGGTTTTACATCGTGTACGACGCCGCGTTGAGGgacctggaggagctggagaacGAGCTTCTTCTAGTCGGCTCACATTTCATCCAGAGAAACAAGACGAAGCAAACAGGAACAGCTGAGAGAGCCTCCACCTCGACAGCAGACATCCGCTTCTGGGCCGGGACCGATGTCGACCGTGTTGCAGTGCTTCTCGACTTGTGGACATGTGAGACTGAGTTTTTGGAAAGCAAAATACAG CTCTTGAACTGTTACTATGAGGCCTATCAGCATACAGCAGGGACTGAGGAGAGGTTTGTGTTGGCTGGAGTTATCACTGACATCATGCACAGTCGGCCACACCTGGACCTGAACCAGGATTATTTTGTTCAGGTCTACAGGGCCGAAATTGGCTGTCTGCAAATCCACCAGCAGCTGATCAAAGACGTTCTGGACAATCAG ATTGAAAAACAGCGTCAGTACCTTCAACGCATCTGGAGAAACGACAGTAAAGACTCTGTTCATGACTACGGCCTTCCACCAAACTACGTTCCCAAACATCTGGTCTCACTTGGTGGCAGCAG CCCTGAACTGATTAATGTGTTCCTTCTGGAGGTTCACCCGTCCCTCTGCCTGGCTTCTGCAGTCTATCACGGTCTACTCCAGGCTCACATCGAGCTCTGCGAGCTGCACCGAGCCACCAGCGTCACTGACAAACTCATCCTGCGACAGAAGCTCTTGCAGCTGGCCCTGCAGAGCTGGAACAGCCTGGCTTCACCTGGAGCCTCCTACAGCTCTCAAATACAGAAAGAT CTGTTCTCAGATGTGTTCTTTGAGGACCCGATTTTGGTCCAGAAGGTGGGGCTGTCATTAGTAAGATCTGCTGAGGAGAAGGACATGAAGCAGGGAAGAGAGAAACAATCATACGCTGTGGAAACTTTCTCCAAGCTGCTGGAGCTCGTAACCATCCGCCATCGTCTGCTGGAGTCAGCCTCGGAGACTGCACATCTGGCACA GTTGTACAGAAATGTGGCTTCAGATCTCGGCTTTGATGAGTTCCACCTTTACATGCGGCCGGAGCAGTTTGAGGTCGCTGAGCAGAAAGACCGAACAGAGCAGAGGCCTGTTTTCATCACTGCGGTACTGGAGGATGACAGCTCTGTAGACAG GTTCACCCCGTCCCACCTGCCTCTGAGCATCCAGGAACTGGACGAGAACCAGATCGGGAGGTTTAGCTTCAGCTCAGAGGAGGCAGTTGTTCAC CTTATGAACAAACAGGGCATAGAGAACCTTCAGGTGACTCTGGCCTGTCAGGTTACACAGAAGAATGCCTTGATAAGTGCTGTGAAACTGGCTTGTCTTTGCTATTGGGCAAAAGAG ggtGAAGACAGCCTTCATTCTGATGAACATATAACAAGAAGATTTGAATCTAAACCAGGAAGCGACACTGACAACCTGCAGGACAAATCTTCACTCTCAAAAAGCTCCACGAGAACTCCCACCTCATCCAAGGAGAG GCTGATGGAGGCCTTTGTGTCCATCCAGCTGGAAAAAGTGGGTCTGCGTGACGAGATGCTGAATTCATTTATGAAGACGAAACAGGCCATGGGGGGTCTCATAAAAACCCCA GATGAAGCAGCAAAGATCAAAAGGAGGCTCATAATCGACTTTCTCAAGAA attCAGCACACAGATATCTCAGCATTGTGTGAGAGCGCAGATCGTTGCATATCACTACAGTCTAACCTCCCTTTTGGACGGCATTCCCTCCATTCGTCAGTCCCACTTCATGAGTCGTCAAGTCAGCGAGACGAAAGTTATTTTGGATTCAGGAGTTGATCTTCGTCCAGACCCCAG GACCTTTAAACGTCGGCCGCAGCGGTTGTTGTCAGCAGACGGCAAAACTCTCCTCAACCTGTGGTACATCCCCGACTTCTCTGAAGTGCTTCACATGTTCAAAACACTGGAGGTTCTG GCCTGTTCTGCAGCTCTCTATCACACTCTGCAGATAGTTTCTGCCCTTCATGACATTATTTATTACCTGGTCAGTTTCTCCAGACTGGGAAACACAGATGACACTCgtagctggaggaggagagaaaaggaggctGCAGGTTCACATCTGGCAGCTGACTGGGGAGGAAGTGAAGGCATCG GAGCAGAGCTGCTGGAGATCCAACGTCAGGTCGACCGTCTGTCGGATCCCAGCAGCCCAGAGTCTGTCAGCCGTCTGCTGCAGCTGCGCAGGCAGGTTGTCTTCCTGCAGTTTGATGCTGCTGTGAGGCACCTGATCAG AGAGGCGTTCATCTCCTCTGGTGATATCGCTTCTTATCAGACTGTGAGTGACAACATGGCCGCTGCCCTCCCTCTGCTGAGCGACAGCATCCAGACTGACGTGTTCAGTCTCACGCTGCCTGTTCCTCGACCTCTAGAGACTAAAGGCTGTCAG gCACAGACGATGTTTCCATGGAGAAGTTTTATAACGTGTCATGGTTTGCTCCCGCTGCGTGTCTGGGACGTCCCACCCATCGAACACTGCATGCAG ctgtgtCTGAGTGGTCTGAGTGATCGCAGCAGACTGCAGGCCAATGCAGCAATCCTCGGTGTGTCCCTGCTCATGGAGGACGTCCTGAACAGCGGAAGAGAGGCAGAGCCTGTcggtctccatggcaacagagaTGACCTTCCACATGATGGAAAACCTAATGAG gGGGCTAAAAGCTGCTTACaagctgaagaagaagagaagaggactTCCGTTTCAGACTTCGCAGAGTCTTCTGCTCCTCTTCAGGATCCGATCAGAGTCCAGTCTGTGCTGAGAGGTTTCCTCCTGCTGATGAAGCAGCTTCAGGTCTTCAAGGAGAGCTGGGCTCGAAGACGTCTGGGTGTTGAGATGTTCAGTACGGCCAGTCTGTACCAACAGTTTATGAAAATCTACAG AGCTGAAATCTTTTACCCCAGTATGAGAGCTCTGGCTCAACAACTGGGTAAAGAACAGGACTATGAGGTCTTAATTTCTGGCAGCCAGTCTCTCCTGCCCCCTCCTGGAGCTTCAGAGGTGGATGTGAAAGTCTGGCAG cTTCACAGACTGCTGGAGAGCACCGAATGTGACATGATCAGAGCGGTGCAGAGGAGGATCAGCAGAGAGCTGACCCTGGTTGTTTCAGAGCGAACACGTCAAGACACAGGCCTCCCCACag AGCTGTGGAAAAAATCCGCAGTGAAGTACAGTCTGTCTCCTGAACGGCCGCAGATCGTGGAATCGTTTATCCAGCAGCTGATGGAAAGAGCTGAAGAGGCTGAGGGACAG CTGAGGGTCTCTGTGGATCATCTCCAGCAGTGTCTGACTCACCTCGGCTGTTCTGTGACGGAGCGAGAGCGCGGCAGCTTCCTGCTTTACTCGCAGTTTTATGAACAAatcctgcagcagcagactcAGCTTCTCTACGAGAGAGAACAG GATTTAAAGAATCGTAAAGACTCTCAGGCAAGCAACCCTCACAAAGAG GTGGCTGTTTTATGTCGTGGGATGATTTTGGAGATCTCAGCGCTGCAGGCTCGAGTCGCTCACctggaagaagagaagagatcTCTAGAGCAGAAACTCAGTCTCAAATTCAAAGAACGTTACGACCCTTTGGTCCGACAACTCTTCTCCACCTGCATCCAGCTAAAG GCCGGGCTTGACGAGTACCGGCGGCGGATGGAGCAGGACGTGAGTGTGATGGTGAACAGCACAAGAAGAGAAGGAGTGGACCGAATTATCAAGCTCAGGAAGAAGAAGCACGGCAGCACCAAAGACAACGATgatctcacactcacacagttaaAG AAAGAAGAAGTCCAGGAGTTGAACCTGGAGAACAACCGGCTgactgctctgctctgtaaacTGAAGGCTCTGAGCCGCTGGAGGCAGGCGGTCGACGAGGGGAAACTTCACCGACAGCTGCTCCAAACTCAGCAG AGGGAGAACTCCAGTCGCATTGAGGCCCTCAGAGTGAAGATGACatcagaggaggaggtggtttACCTGCAGGACGAGCTGGACGCCGCCCGCCACGTGTTGACCTGCTGTCAGACCGAGTGCAGCAGCGCCAAGAAGCTGCTCAGCAGAAAG ACAGAGGAGCTCCAGGTGGTCAGGCATCGGTCTGCGCAGGAGGCCCGGAGCAGGCGGGAGCTGGACAGCTATCGAGTGCAGAGCCTGGAACAAATGAGAGCCGAcgtggaggacagagagagacggCTCAGAGCGCTCAGCGGGCAGCTGGACAGAGGCAGCAAGATGAGCCAGTTACAGAGACAACGCAGCGCCAAAGAGATCCGAAAG GTGAAGGGAAAGCTGCAACAGGAGCGCTGCCTCAAACAAGAGGCCTTTCAGCAAGTGGATAAGCTGCAGAACCAG GGCAAAGCCGGACTTATTACACGCTGTCGCTCAGCAGATTGA